The Metabacillus schmidteae genome has a segment encoding these proteins:
- a CDS encoding helix-turn-helix transcriptional regulator, protein MHKPNVKPTREYVRSVIQFSPVWIKNLLMEMGSMYLLETFQTLHNCLIRTNENEESKELERVFNRLANLYRTAGKPTLHDETEMKILLLHALTIVHRLGRMSSIEIPNQKEDKTLHAENIANYLQQHFMKKITLQSVADELNLSRSYVAKVFKTMTGYTIMEFVMECRLTQAKYLLEMEPLKPLKDVAYESGFESPTHFSRYFREKAGITAKEYRNMRLNPQ, encoded by the coding sequence TTGCATAAACCAAATGTTAAGCCAACAAGGGAGTATGTTCGAAGTGTGATTCAGTTTTCTCCAGTTTGGATTAAAAATCTTCTTATGGAAATGGGGAGTATGTATCTACTGGAAACATTTCAAACTTTGCATAATTGCTTAATTCGGACCAATGAAAATGAGGAATCAAAGGAATTAGAGAGGGTTTTTAATCGATTAGCTAATTTATACAGAACAGCTGGAAAACCCACCTTACATGACGAGACTGAGATGAAAATACTGTTGCTTCATGCTTTGACCATTGTACATCGTTTAGGAAGGATGAGTTCGATTGAAATTCCAAATCAAAAAGAAGATAAAACATTGCATGCCGAAAACATTGCAAATTATCTTCAACAGCATTTCATGAAAAAGATTACATTACAGAGTGTTGCAGATGAGTTGAATTTAAGTAGATCCTATGTCGCGAAAGTATTTAAGACAATGACAGGCTATACGATAATGGAATTTGTAATGGAATGCAGGCTTACCCAGGCAAAATATTTGCTTGAAATGGAACCGCTTAAACCGTTAAAAGATGTTGCGTATGAATCTGGTTTTGAAAGCCCCACACATTTTAGCCGTTATTTTCGTGAAAAAGCGGGCATAACCGCAAAAGAATACCGAAATATGCGATTAAATCCTCAATAA
- a CDS encoding sugar phosphate isomerase/epimerase family protein, with product MEHKFAAQLFTLREEIKEGIHPLFKKLKNMGWAGVQISALPEGYDKHEVAFALKENNLQAAGMHISLDRLTNDLEGVVKEADLYGTKDIILPFIPKELQHAEGFKEIKRRLNQVANEAPQYRISYHNHAFEFDIEIDGQDGLSYLLDPQNGNNILAEVDVYWVKKAGKEPLEYLTPYANRMPIIHLKDMTNDDRQTFAEVGTGVIDFSPILQWGEENGVEWYAVEQDICERPPLESLEISLRNLREMTSKIK from the coding sequence ATGGAACATAAATTTGCTGCACAATTATTTACTTTGCGAGAAGAGATAAAAGAAGGGATACATCCGTTATTTAAAAAACTAAAAAATATGGGATGGGCTGGAGTACAAATTTCAGCTTTGCCTGAAGGATATGACAAGCATGAAGTAGCTTTTGCCTTAAAAGAAAACAATTTGCAAGCTGCAGGAATGCATATCTCATTAGATCGTTTAACAAATGACCTTGAAGGTGTAGTAAAAGAAGCAGACCTTTATGGAACTAAAGATATTATCCTTCCATTTATTCCAAAAGAATTACAACATGCAGAGGGTTTTAAGGAAATAAAAAGAAGATTAAACCAAGTCGCAAATGAAGCACCACAATATCGCATTTCCTATCATAATCATGCATTCGAATTTGATATAGAAATTGATGGGCAGGATGGCCTTAGCTATCTTCTTGACCCGCAAAATGGAAACAATATCCTAGCAGAAGTTGATGTGTATTGGGTTAAAAAGGCTGGTAAGGAACCATTAGAATATCTCACACCATATGCAAATCGGATGCCGATTATCCATTTAAAAGATATGACAAATGATGATCGTCAAACATTTGCTGAAGTAGGAACAGGTGTAATTGATTTTAGCCCGATTTTGCAATGGGGTGAAGAAAATGGTGTTGAATGGTATGCAGTAGAACAGGACATATGTGAACGTCCTCCATTAGAAAGCTTGGAAATTAGTTTAAGAAACTTACGGGAAATGACTAGTAAAATAAAATGA
- a CDS encoding glycoside hydrolase family 2 TIM barrel-domain containing protein, with product MTTTSVNKKITPSISWLSDLNVFAVNRLPAHSDHHFYETKQEAQASAEMKLRYDLNGSWKFHYSVNPQMRPEHFYKHDFDCAGWGDIHVPGHIQLQGHGQPQYVNTMYPWDGHNDIRPPEIPKDHNPVGSYVKYFHVPKNMQNKPVFISFQGVESAFYVWLNGEFIGYSEDSFTPAEFDLSPYLVEGENKLAVEVYQRSTGSWLEDQDFWRFSGIFRDVYLYTVPEIHVYDLHVRAELDASFTKGIVQADLKFLSSVPEGSTIVVKLHDKDNDVVASSNCRISGMNQSFSLELDSPTLWNAENPYLYKLYIAVYNEHGALVEVIPQKVGFRRFELIDKIMCINGERIVFKGVNRHEFNCRSGRAITKEDMLWDIKTLKQHNINAVRTSHYPNQSYWYELCDEYGVYVIDEMNLETHGSWQKMGAVEPSWNVPGNNLEWQDIVMDRAISMYERDKNHPSILIWSCGNESYAGEVILNVSKYFKSVDPSRLVHYEGVFHNRAYNDTSDMESRMYAKPADIENYLKNQPEKPYISCEYMHAMGNSLGGMYKYSDLEEKYPMYQGGFIWDYIDQSLLKKDRYGQEFLAYGGDFGDRPTDYGFCTNGIVYANRELSPKMQEVKFLYQNIKLVPNRDGVMIHNNNLFSRTKDYELEYKLVLEGEEKFQEIIHVDVAPQSKQQIAFDLPEGSVEAAGEYCIQTSLKLKENTLWAEAGYEIAFGQFIFHEGQLINEKDGISKDKLRVVNGDVNIGVHGKDFIIMFSKQVGSLISINYAGKEMIEQSPSPLFWRAQTDNDKGYKQSFQSGCWLTASMARKCIGIELETENDKVTVGFTYKFSISPDMKVKIAYTVHSDGSLRVKSTYSGAENLPQMPIFAVSFKVSADYDQVEVYAMGPEENYSDRNNGAKLGIYKSQVKNNKGYVVPQESGNKTGVRWAKLTNNNSQGIKIKSLTDPLQCNFSPYTAFELENAAHHYELPNVHYTVVTVAGKQMGVGGDDSWGAPVHDEHLIQADKEIEFEFMISRI from the coding sequence ATGACAACAACTAGTGTAAATAAAAAAATAACCCCTAGTATTAGCTGGCTTTCAGATCTTAATGTATTTGCAGTAAATAGATTACCAGCCCATTCGGATCACCATTTTTATGAAACAAAGCAGGAGGCTCAAGCTTCGGCTGAAATGAAGTTGAGATATGATCTAAATGGAAGTTGGAAATTTCACTATTCAGTTAATCCTCAAATGAGACCGGAACATTTTTATAAGCATGATTTCGATTGTGCTGGGTGGGGCGATATTCATGTACCCGGACATATTCAACTGCAGGGGCATGGTCAGCCGCAATATGTGAACACAATGTATCCTTGGGACGGCCACAATGATATCCGACCACCTGAAATTCCAAAGGATCATAATCCGGTTGGAAGCTATGTAAAGTATTTTCATGTACCGAAAAATATGCAAAATAAACCGGTATTTATCTCTTTTCAAGGTGTGGAGTCAGCTTTTTACGTTTGGTTAAATGGTGAATTTATCGGCTACAGTGAAGATTCCTTTACACCTGCTGAATTTGATCTCTCTCCTTATCTAGTGGAAGGTGAGAATAAACTAGCGGTGGAAGTCTATCAACGTAGTACCGGTAGTTGGCTTGAGGATCAGGATTTTTGGAGATTTTCCGGTATTTTCCGAGATGTGTATCTTTATACTGTTCCTGAGATCCACGTATATGATTTACATGTTCGTGCAGAACTTGATGCTTCTTTTACGAAGGGAATTGTTCAGGCAGATCTTAAGTTTTTATCTTCTGTTCCTGAAGGTTCAACGATTGTAGTGAAATTGCATGATAAAGATAATGATGTGGTTGCTTCTTCGAATTGTCGAATAAGTGGAATGAACCAATCTTTCTCATTAGAACTTGATAGCCCAACGTTATGGAATGCTGAAAATCCTTATTTATACAAACTATATATAGCTGTATATAATGAACACGGTGCTCTGGTGGAGGTCATACCCCAAAAGGTTGGTTTTAGAAGATTTGAGCTTATTGACAAAATCATGTGCATTAATGGTGAACGCATTGTGTTCAAAGGTGTAAATCGACATGAGTTTAACTGTCGAAGTGGTCGCGCCATCACAAAGGAAGATATGCTATGGGATATTAAGACACTAAAGCAACATAATATCAACGCAGTTCGAACATCTCATTATCCGAATCAAAGCTATTGGTATGAGCTGTGTGATGAATATGGTGTATATGTTATAGATGAAATGAATCTCGAAACACATGGATCATGGCAAAAAATGGGGGCGGTTGAGCCTTCATGGAACGTCCCGGGAAATAATCTGGAGTGGCAGGACATCGTGATGGACAGAGCGATCTCTATGTACGAAAGAGATAAAAACCACCCTTCTATTCTCATTTGGTCGTGTGGAAATGAATCTTATGCAGGTGAAGTCATCTTAAATGTTTCAAAATACTTTAAATCTGTTGATCCAAGTCGTCTAGTTCACTACGAGGGAGTTTTCCATAATCGAGCTTATAATGATACAAGTGATATGGAAAGTCGTATGTATGCAAAACCGGCGGATATTGAGAACTATTTGAAAAATCAGCCCGAAAAGCCCTATATTAGCTGTGAATATATGCATGCTATGGGGAATTCGCTTGGCGGTATGTATAAGTATAGCGATCTTGAGGAGAAATATCCGATGTATCAAGGTGGTTTTATTTGGGACTATATTGATCAATCTTTACTAAAGAAAGATCGTTACGGACAAGAATTTTTAGCGTATGGCGGAGATTTTGGAGACCGCCCGACAGATTATGGTTTTTGTACGAACGGAATTGTTTATGCAAATCGAGAGCTATCGCCGAAAATGCAGGAAGTGAAGTTTTTATATCAAAATATTAAACTAGTCCCAAATAGGGATGGTGTAATGATTCATAATAACAATCTATTTAGTAGAACCAAGGACTATGAACTAGAGTATAAGCTTGTACTTGAAGGAGAAGAGAAGTTCCAAGAAATCATTCATGTAGATGTAGCGCCACAGAGTAAGCAGCAAATTGCATTTGACTTACCGGAGGGGAGTGTAGAGGCAGCCGGAGAATATTGTATTCAAACTTCATTGAAGTTAAAGGAGAATACCCTTTGGGCTGAAGCGGGATATGAAATTGCTTTTGGACAGTTTATCTTCCATGAAGGTCAGTTGATAAATGAAAAGGATGGTATATCAAAAGACAAATTAAGAGTTGTGAATGGTGATGTAAATATTGGTGTTCATGGTAAAGACTTCATCATCATGTTTTCTAAGCAAGTCGGAAGCTTAATTTCTATTAATTATGCAGGGAAAGAAATGATTGAACAGTCTCCTTCACCATTATTCTGGAGAGCACAAACAGATAATGATAAAGGATATAAGCAAAGCTTCCAATCAGGATGCTGGTTAACTGCAAGTATGGCAAGAAAATGTATCGGCATTGAACTGGAAACAGAAAACGATAAGGTCACGGTTGGTTTTACCTATAAGTTCTCTATCTCACCCGATATGAAGGTGAAAATTGCCTATACTGTCCATTCAGATGGAAGTTTACGAGTGAAATCTACTTACTCTGGAGCAGAAAATCTCCCGCAAATGCCGATATTCGCTGTTTCCTTTAAGGTATCTGCAGATTATGATCAGGTTGAAGTGTATGCTATGGGGCCGGAAGAGAACTATTCAGACCGCAATAACGGTGCAAAGTTGGGGATTTATAAATCTCAAGTCAAAAACAACAAAGGATATGTTGTACCCCAAGAGTCTGGTAACAAGACAGGAGTTCGCTGGGCTAAATTAACAAACAACAATAGCCAGGGGATAAAAATTAAGTCATTAACAGATCCATTACAATGTAATTTCTCACCATATACGGCGTTTGAACTTGAAAATGCTGCACATCACTATGAGCTTCCAAATGTGCACTATACAGTCGTAACGGTTGCAGGAAAGCAGATGGGAGTTGGTGGAGATGACAGCTGGGGAGCTCCGGTACATGATGAACATCTTATTCAAGCGGATAAAGAGATAGAGTTCGAGTTTATGATTAGTAGAATATAG
- a CDS encoding LacI family DNA-binding transcriptional regulator, which translates to MTKKNITIYDIAKEANVSPTTVSRVLTNNPLVKESTRQKVLEKMKELDFSPNEAARRLTKPQANLIGFILPDITNPFFSQIYLEVEKRAFEKGYTLLLRNSMSNSEVESTHLREFTERRAACIVFMGGRINKTNPSDDEINEMQDVLSKVPIIMVNGKMTGVNSVNIRSNEEEGIRSIVEHLVTLGHTKMALIGGMKGISSSDHKLAIFKRVLKEYHLEFNEDWQIYSDFSVESGRKAMKKLLERNSLPSAIIGMNDLVIYGAYKECRDQNISIDTFSFVGFDDIYPSDIVYPSLTSVNHNYDVLVNEVMRTIDRIMNGKGKGKGKIINTQLIIRESSKENNV; encoded by the coding sequence ATGACTAAAAAAAATATAACAATTTATGATATTGCAAAAGAAGCAAATGTATCACCTACAACTGTTTCAAGAGTTTTAACGAATAATCCGTTAGTAAAGGAAAGTACGAGACAGAAGGTACTTGAAAAAATGAAAGAACTTGATTTTTCACCTAATGAGGCTGCAAGAAGACTAACGAAACCACAAGCAAATTTAATAGGATTCATCCTACCTGATATTACAAATCCATTCTTTTCACAAATCTATTTGGAAGTAGAGAAAAGGGCATTTGAAAAGGGTTACACTTTGTTATTAAGGAACTCAATGAGTAATAGTGAAGTTGAATCCACACATCTGCGTGAATTTACCGAAAGAAGAGCAGCATGTATTGTGTTCATGGGAGGACGTATTAATAAGACCAATCCTTCAGATGACGAGATTAATGAAATGCAGGATGTGTTAAGTAAAGTTCCGATTATTATGGTAAATGGTAAAATGACAGGGGTAAACTCAGTAAATATTCGATCAAATGAAGAAGAAGGAATTCGTTCGATTGTGGAGCATTTAGTAACACTGGGACATACTAAAATGGCTCTGATAGGTGGTATGAAAGGGATATCTTCATCAGATCATAAACTTGCGATTTTTAAACGTGTTTTAAAAGAGTATCATTTAGAATTTAACGAAGACTGGCAAATATATTCTGATTTTTCAGTCGAATCTGGTAGGAAAGCGATGAAAAAATTGTTAGAAAGAAACTCACTGCCTAGTGCAATTATTGGTATGAATGATCTTGTCATATACGGAGCTTACAAGGAGTGCAGAGATCAAAATATTTCTATTGATACCTTTTCTTTTGTTGGCTTTGATGATATTTACCCGTCAGACATCGTATACCCAAGTTTAACTAGCGTTAATCATAATTATGATGTCTTAGTAAATGAGGTAATGAGGACGATTGATCGTATTATGAATGGAAAAGGGAAAGGAAAAGGGAAGATTATCAATACCCAGCTTATCATTCGAGAATCATCAAAAGAAAATAATGTGTGA
- a CDS encoding SDR family oxidoreductase, which yields MSLQNKVALITGAGSGIGRATAMRLAKEGVKLGLVDLKEEKLEKVKHDIEVEGGKAIITDTDVSDPKRVEQSVKEIYEKWNRLDFVFANAGINGTVAPIEDLSPEEWDQTITTNLKSTFLTVKYSIPHLKNNGGSVVITSSINGNRKFTGFGMSAYSSSKAAQVAFGKMAALELAKYKIRVNIICPGAVETNIGQNTFPEKENLEKIKIPIVYPEGSQPLEHKAAKPEQVADLVQFLFSDASNHITGTEIFVDGAESLL from the coding sequence ATGTCACTTCAAAACAAAGTTGCTCTCATAACTGGAGCAGGATCTGGTATAGGACGTGCTACTGCTATGCGCCTTGCGAAAGAAGGAGTAAAACTTGGTCTTGTTGATTTAAAAGAGGAAAAGCTTGAAAAAGTTAAACATGATATTGAAGTAGAAGGTGGAAAAGCAATCATAACTGATACTGATGTATCTGATCCTAAAAGAGTCGAACAAAGTGTAAAAGAAATTTATGAAAAATGGAATCGATTAGATTTTGTCTTTGCAAATGCCGGAATTAATGGAACGGTTGCACCAATTGAAGATTTATCCCCAGAGGAATGGGATCAAACGATAACAACAAATTTAAAAAGTACATTCTTAACAGTAAAATACTCAATTCCACATTTAAAGAACAATGGTGGAAGTGTTGTCATTACTAGCTCAATTAATGGAAACAGGAAGTTTACAGGATTTGGTATGTCTGCATATAGTTCATCAAAAGCGGCTCAAGTAGCGTTTGGAAAAATGGCAGCATTAGAGCTTGCCAAGTACAAAATTCGTGTGAATATCATTTGCCCTGGTGCTGTAGAAACCAATATCGGTCAAAATACGTTTCCTGAAAAAGAAAATCTGGAAAAGATAAAAATACCGATCGTTTACCCTGAAGGCAGCCAGCCGCTTGAACATAAAGCTGCAAAACCGGAACAAGTTGCAGATCTAGTTCAGTTTTTGTTCTCTGATGCTTCAAACCATATAACAGGAACGGAAATCTTTGTTGATGGTGCTGAATCACTGTTATAA
- a CDS encoding glycoside hydrolase family 43 protein gives MQNQTEFAGYLFSYFTGEETADGEQIYFALSKGNNPLDWQELNNGKPVLTSSLGEKGVRDPYLFRSSDGDKFYLIATDLRIHGNGDWQRAVTEGSRNIMIWESTNLIEWSNQRMVEIAPPEAGCTWAPEIHYDKSSSEYLIFWASMLPDKEPINGSKGYHKMLYVKTKDFTTFTKPQVFIDYGCSIIDTTVIEHKGQMFRFSKGKHIVQESGSSFLDGKFKLINDNVENEFMNRGEGPIVFKSNVEEKWYLFIDEYGLRGYLPLETTDLTSGKWNMPKEFSMPITPRHGSVLPVTKSEYDRLCKTYLNKNWRKKDGDDNARSYY, from the coding sequence ATGCAAAATCAAACAGAGTTTGCAGGATATTTATTTAGTTACTTTACAGGTGAAGAAACTGCGGATGGGGAGCAAATTTATTTTGCTTTAAGTAAAGGAAATAACCCTTTAGATTGGCAAGAATTAAATAATGGAAAACCAGTTTTGACATCCTCATTAGGTGAGAAGGGAGTAAGGGATCCATATCTTTTTCGTTCATCAGATGGTGATAAATTTTATTTGATAGCAACTGATTTAAGGATACATGGAAATGGGGATTGGCAAAGAGCTGTTACGGAAGGCAGCAGGAATATCATGATCTGGGAATCTACTAATTTAATAGAATGGTCTAATCAAAGGATGGTCGAAATAGCACCGCCAGAAGCAGGATGCACATGGGCACCAGAAATCCATTACGATAAATCTTCAAGTGAATACCTGATCTTTTGGGCATCTATGCTCCCAGACAAAGAGCCAATAAATGGTTCAAAAGGATATCATAAAATGCTCTATGTAAAAACAAAAGATTTTACAACATTTACAAAGCCTCAAGTTTTCATAGATTATGGATGCTCAATTATTGACACAACAGTAATTGAGCATAAAGGACAAATGTTTCGTTTTAGTAAAGGAAAGCATATTGTACAGGAATCTGGAAGTTCTTTTTTGGATGGGAAGTTTAAATTAATAAACGATAATGTTGAGAATGAATTCATGAACCGCGGGGAAGGACCGATCGTTTTTAAATCAAATGTAGAGGAAAAGTGGTATCTTTTTATTGATGAGTATGGTCTCAGAGGATATCTACCACTGGAAACAACCGATCTTACTTCCGGCAAGTGGAATATGCCTAAAGAATTTTCAATGCCTATAACTCCACGACATGGATCAGTGTTGCCTGTCACAAAATCGGAATACGACCGATTATGTAAAACGTACCTCAATAAAAACTGGAGGAAGAAAGATGGAGATGATAACGCAAGATCCTATTATTAA
- a CDS encoding Gfo/Idh/MocA family protein: MTLIKVGIIGIGNMGSSHAKLLVDGKINGATLSAICDQNQEQLDMISRYASGHVQTYLDEDTFLNESGIDAILISTPHYDHPNLAIKAFSKGIHVLIEKPAGVYTKDVAEMNIAAKESGKVFSIMYNQRTNPIYQKLRSLIKAGELGEIKRTNWIITDWYRSQSYYDSSEWRATWEGEGGGVLLNQAPHQLDLWQWTTGLMPKKVHAFCHNGKYHDIEVEDDITAYVEYENGATGVFITSTGEAPGTNRFEIVGDRGKMVVENNKLSFYRLTQSEREFNATYKGGFGSPECWTIDIPIEGKATEHQGIIQNWIDSITKDTPLLAPGEEGIKGLEISNAIYLSSWLNEPVELPINPELYHEKLQEKISQSTFRKKNVTKMTLDVSGTH, from the coding sequence ATGACATTAATTAAAGTAGGGATTATTGGCATTGGAAATATGGGAAGTTCACACGCAAAGCTTTTAGTAGACGGGAAAATTAATGGAGCAACTCTGTCAGCAATATGTGATCAAAATCAAGAACAGCTTGATATGATATCTCGGTACGCATCTGGTCATGTACAAACATATCTTGATGAAGATACATTTTTAAATGAATCAGGAATAGATGCTATTCTTATTTCAACACCGCATTATGATCATCCAAATTTAGCAATAAAGGCATTCTCCAAGGGAATACATGTACTTATTGAAAAACCTGCAGGTGTATATACAAAAGATGTGGCTGAGATGAACATTGCAGCTAAAGAAAGCGGAAAAGTCTTTAGTATCATGTACAATCAACGGACAAACCCGATATATCAAAAATTGCGCAGTCTAATTAAAGCTGGAGAATTAGGTGAAATTAAACGTACCAATTGGATTATCACAGATTGGTACCGCTCTCAAAGCTATTACGATTCAAGTGAATGGCGCGCAACTTGGGAAGGTGAAGGAGGCGGCGTATTATTAAATCAGGCGCCACACCAACTGGACTTATGGCAGTGGACAACAGGATTGATGCCAAAGAAAGTCCATGCCTTTTGCCATAATGGTAAATACCACGATATAGAAGTTGAAGATGATATTACAGCATACGTTGAATATGAAAATGGTGCAACAGGTGTTTTCATTACTTCAACAGGTGAAGCGCCTGGCACAAACCGTTTTGAAATTGTCGGTGATCGCGGAAAAATGGTTGTCGAAAATAATAAACTATCCTTTTATCGCTTAACTCAATCAGAACGTGAATTTAATGCAACATATAAAGGTGGATTTGGAAGTCCTGAATGCTGGACAATTGATATACCTATTGAGGGAAAAGCAACAGAGCATCAGGGAATTATTCAAAACTGGATTGATTCAATTACAAAAGATACCCCATTATTAGCACCTGGTGAAGAAGGAATTAAAGGGCTGGAAATTTCAAATGCAATTTATTTATCATCATGGTTAAATGAGCCGGTTGAATTGCCAATTAATCCAGAGCTTTATCATGAAAAACTGCAAGAAAAAATAAGCCAATCTACTTTCAGAAAAAAGAACGTAACTAAAATGACTTTAGATGTGTCGGGAACACATTAA
- a CDS encoding glycoside hydrolase, with protein sequence MLLNKKAVSRFCILSISLLMFTLVPTNIKAKENNMSTKKKENTQEITINVDNKYQEIDGFGASGAWSFDKIGSEWSEENKKQIADLLFSTEKGIGLSMWRFNIGAGSEETDKEIITDPWRRAESFKSGENEPYDWSKQAGQQWFLNAAKERGVEEFIAFVNSPPVWMTKNGHAQPDPSVGSTNLKEESVDDFAVFLADVLEHFEEQNLPFNYISPINEPTWNWDYAGQEGNRYNIEDIKEVLLALHAELEERGLDTEIDATEAVEYTSLLDDEMYQKFTGGDSVYNSGNANGSYPGKYREYIKEMLGDPEIKEIIGSKISAHAYWSDHYSGEDRLVPLRKSVRENLNQYGQDIKFWMSEYCILGSNGPGRDLTMKTALDVARLIHFDMVETQASAWQWWLAMSNYDYKDGLIYTDYSQPGDEESIIESKLLWAMGNYSRFVRPGAYRVDLQGANDQEELMGSAYYHEEDDQLSVVFVNYSNEEKSVKVNVDHLPGKKKAVQFKPYVTSENDDLEEKNLIPAKKAVSIPPRSIVTLVAK encoded by the coding sequence ATGTTACTTAATAAAAAGGCAGTTTCAAGATTCTGTATATTATCTATATCTCTATTAATGTTCACACTTGTACCAACAAATATCAAAGCAAAGGAAAACAATATGTCTACGAAAAAAAAGGAAAATACCCAAGAAATAACGATTAATGTAGATAACAAATACCAAGAAATTGATGGATTTGGAGCTTCAGGTGCTTGGTCCTTTGATAAAATAGGCTCTGAATGGTCTGAGGAAAATAAGAAACAGATTGCCGATTTGCTATTTTCAACGGAAAAAGGAATTGGCTTATCTATGTGGCGCTTTAACATAGGCGCTGGAAGTGAAGAAACAGATAAGGAAATCATTACAGACCCGTGGAGAAGAGCCGAGAGTTTTAAATCAGGCGAAAATGAGCCATATGATTGGTCTAAACAAGCTGGACAGCAATGGTTTCTAAATGCAGCAAAAGAAAGAGGTGTGGAGGAATTTATTGCGTTTGTAAACAGCCCACCTGTATGGATGACAAAAAATGGCCACGCTCAACCTGATCCTTCTGTAGGGAGCACGAATTTAAAAGAAGAATCAGTTGATGATTTTGCGGTATTCCTTGCAGATGTATTGGAGCACTTTGAAGAACAAAATTTGCCATTCAACTATATTAGTCCTATTAATGAACCAACATGGAATTGGGATTATGCTGGTCAGGAAGGCAATCGTTATAACATTGAAGATATAAAAGAAGTACTATTGGCGTTACACGCTGAACTTGAAGAGAGAGGACTTGATACAGAAATTGATGCTACTGAAGCCGTAGAGTATACATCCCTTCTTGATGATGAGATGTATCAGAAATTTACAGGCGGTGATTCTGTATACAATAGTGGAAATGCAAATGGTAGTTATCCTGGAAAGTACCGTGAATATATTAAAGAAATGCTGGGAGACCCAGAGATAAAGGAGATAATCGGAAGTAAAATTAGTGCACATGCGTATTGGTCAGATCATTATTCTGGTGAAGACCGTCTTGTTCCTTTAAGGAAATCTGTAAGGGAAAATCTAAATCAGTATGGTCAAGATATTAAATTTTGGATGTCTGAATATTGTATTTTGGGAAGTAATGGACCTGGAAGAGATTTAACAATGAAGACTGCACTTGATGTAGCAAGGTTAATTCATTTTGATATGGTCGAAACTCAAGCCTCAGCTTGGCAATGGTGGCTGGCAATGTCAAATTATGATTATAAGGATGGCTTGATTTATACAGATTATTCTCAGCCTGGTGATGAGGAGTCGATCATTGAGTCAAAATTACTTTGGGCAATGGGGAACTACAGCCGCTTTGTTCGACCAGGTGCCTACCGAGTTGATTTACAAGGAGCAAATGATCAAGAGGAACTAATGGGCTCCGCGTATTATCATGAAGAAGACGATCAGCTATCTGTTGTGTTTGTTAATTACAGTAATGAAGAAAAGTCAGTAAAAGTGAATGTTGATCATCTTCCTGGGAAAAAGAAAGCGGTCCAATTCAAACCATATGTTACATCTGAAAACGATGATTTAGAGGAGAAAAACTTAATCCCGGCAAAAAAAGCAGTTTCCATTCCTCCTCGTTCAATCGTTACGTTAGTTGCTAAATAA
- a CDS encoding DUF5392 family protein produces MKMFTNIPRYVEREIEEIQKLTLPIMKKTRKYSFLAVLIIPISILNLLSLVFFTPFSQEMFISTLIFAAIGALGFAFQKEVRYSMKEIQKVSISYMKERVEKSRALDLHRQRHYIELLTNHPTRTLNIFQQFLEEENRQFH; encoded by the coding sequence ATGAAAATGTTTACGAATATTCCTAGATATGTAGAAAGGGAAATAGAAGAAATTCAAAAGTTAACATTGCCAATTATGAAAAAAACGAGAAAATACTCGTTCTTAGCTGTTCTCATTATCCCTATCTCTATTCTGAATTTACTTAGTTTGGTTTTCTTTACACCTTTTAGCCAGGAAATGTTTATTTCTACGCTCATATTTGCCGCAATTGGAGCGTTAGGATTTGCTTTTCAAAAAGAAGTAAGATATTCCATGAAAGAAATTCAAAAAGTCAGCATTTCTTATATGAAGGAAAGAGTGGAAAAAAGCAGAGCCCTTGATCTTCACCGTCAACGTCATTATATTGAATTACTTACGAATCATCCTACTCGAACTCTAAATATCTTTCAGCAGTTTCTAGAGGAGGAAAATCGTCAATTTCACTAA